DNA from Roseimicrobium sp. ORNL1:
CGCCGGCACGCGTGAGCTGCTGGTAGAACTCAATGCGCTGCCGCATCGCCAGTACACGCTCGCGTTCGCCAAGATAGAAGACACCATTGCGATACGGAATCATCGCGGCGTACTCCGCGATGCCCTCGGTCATCCAGCGCGGCATGAGGGGAATCAGATCAGACGTGACCTGGTGCGCCATCTCGTGGATCAGCACGGTGGCCTTGTAACCGTCGCCCTTCGTGTTCTTCCCCATGAAGTTCACGATGCCCAGGCTCTCGAAGGGCACGAGCAACACCCCTTCTCCACGGCCGTTGCTCATGAAAACACCGGCGCTGCCCGCAGGCCCACCCGCCCTCGCATAATTATCCCGGCTCTGCACAATGCGCGCCTGAAGGGTCCGACCCTCGAGCGAGGGAAACTTCACGGGCAGCGAATGCAGCAGCTTGATCGTGCCCTCCGCCACCGTCGCGAAGTCGTTCATCACCGCAGTAGACATCTCCGCATCACACACAAAGTCATAGTGCTTGCTGCTGAAGGTATACTCGCCATCGCTCAAGGCACCGCCCTTCACATGAATGGGCGCCTGCTGCACATTGGCTGGCAATGGCAGCGCGGGAGGCAGAGCCTGCAGGGTAGTCTTTCCCACAGCCCACTCCTTGATCCATGCCTGATCTCCGGGGGAAAGATCGGCAATGCGCAAGCTTGCACGCTGGCGATTCGGCAGCGCCACCACGGCGCAATCCTTCTCCACCCCCAGCATCTCCGCCTCCAGTGTGCGGCCGTCACTATTCTTCCACTCACGCGCCACCAGGCCGGTAGCTCCCAGCAGGAGCAATACGGAACAACACAGCGCGGCACGGGAAAAAATCATCCCGCATGGGACAGCGTCCCGCGAAGATCTGTTCGCCGCCGAATGATTCATTTGCTGAAGTACACCACATAATAGCTGGTGCCCTCCAGCTCTTCATAGCGCATTCTTCGATTTCGCGCCTGAGGCCCCCAGCTTTCGGTGAAGATCACCTCGCGCCGATCATCACGATAGCCATTGATGATGCTGGCGTGCGCGGGAGCATCCCTTCCCGGCCAGCTCTTCCTGTCATCGCTACTGGCCACCGGTAGCTCGGCCTTTTCGCCCTGTGCAATCCTGGAGGAATAAACGCTATGCAAATAATCCCGCTCCTGCGACCAGCGGCGAAACACAACCACCGGCATGCCGGCATCGATGGTGCGCTTCAGCAATTGAATATCCAGCTTCGGCGAGCGCTGCGCTCTCATGCCCGCCTCCCGTGCGATCTGGCCAAACATCTCCCGGATATCCGGATTTGATTCCGCGCCATAGGTGAAGCCGTTCACCACCGCCAGCTCCTCCACGCTGCAGGTCAGGCCGAAGTGATTCGCAATCATCGCCAGAATGGCCACGCCGCAGTAGCCACGATTGCCTTGGGGCAGCATGGGAACCCCGGGGATGCGGCGCTCCGGTTGCGCCTCCGGTGAAGGACGCGCATGCATCCCGGCCAACGCCGAGGGCTTTTCCAGGGAGGAAGAAATCCGGGCGCTTTCAGGTTGTGCCATCAGGCTTCGCGCTTCGCGCTCACTGCGAAAGAAGTCCACCTGCAGGAGTTGCTTCTCCTTGCTCACGACTCGCGCAATACCGCCAGCGCCCATCCAAAGCTGCGCGCGCAGTCGCAGGCCACTGCGCTCACCGAGCATGATCTCACCTTGGGGCTGCAAGCCCATCTTACGAAGGCCATCTTGCAGACGTTGCTTGCGCAAGGTGAACTCGGTATCGAACCGTGTCCTCGCCGCCTCAATGGAATCCCCCTGCACGTTTGAATTCTCAAACCCGAAAAAGTTCCCCGCATCCAGCACCACCACACTGATGGAGTGCACCTCGGCACTGGGCAGAAAACGCGCGGCAATGGCATCCGGCTTGATACCGAAGAGTTCGACCTCACCGTCCAGCGCGGCGCGCGAGACGAGCGCATTTCCATCCGCCGGATCACGCGTCCAGAGACGGACGAAGTCTGGTGACTTCCACAGGTTGGGTGTGCCTAATGCACGCTCAAAGGCAGCGGCATCGACGGCAAATACCTGATGTGCGGTGATACACCACGCTACCGCCATGAGCAGCAGGAGACACGAACGCGTCGCAGCGGACATGGGAGGAGGAAGCGGGCTGGCTACTCAACGCTTCAACGTGGCGGTCACCGCACCGGACTTCCACTCCTTGAGCACCACAGTGTATTCCTTGCCGACAAAGGAAAGGTCACCGTCCTTGAGCCTTACCTCAGGAGCCCCTGTGAAAGCAGCCACGTTGCGGGAGAGACGTTTGAGCAAATCGGGACCCGCCACCTTCGTCTTGTCTGCACTGAATCCGACGGCCACCGAAATGATCTCGGGCCCGGTTTCCGAGGAGTTTACGGTCACATTATCGGCCGTGAAGCCAAACACCTGCCCAGGATCATTGAGCATGCGTCCGGTTGGCACCGTTCCCATGATCCACGGGACTTGTGGCAGGGTTGAAAGCTGCCAATGGCCCGGCTCCTTGAACCAATCCTCAATCGGAAGACGCCGGGGATTGCCGCTGGCATTGAGAAAGATGCCGCCAACGGTTTGTGGAATGGCCGGAAGGTTTGGCGCAGCGAAAAGGAACGCGCCAGCCAGGAGCAGCAGAAGGAATTTCATGGCAATGCCAATGGCGGGTGAGAATTCAACGGACGCACCAGCGTAAGACGAATTCTCAGGAAGGGGAAGACAAAATGCCAGCGGCCTTTTCCTAACCCCGCCACGCATCCCACAGGAGCTTCAGTGTCATCGCAAACACGACCGTAAGAAACACCGGGCGGATGAAGGCGGCGCCCCGGCGAATCACCAACCCCGACCCGAGCCTCGCTCCCAGAAGCTGCCCGGCAATCATGGCGCCACCAGCCGCGAAGTGGACTGAGCCATTCGCCAGGAAGATGACAAGAGCGCCGACGTTGCTGGCAAGATTCGCCGCCTTCGTGTAGCCGGTCGCAGTGCGTAGATCCAAACCCAGCAGCATTACCAACGCCACGGTCCAAAACGAACCGGTGCCGGGTCCGAAGAAGCCATCATAAAATCCCAGCGCGATGCCGAAGATGATCGCGAAGGTCACCCATGGCATCCTGCGCGGTCCGGTGTGGATGCCGAAGTGACGGTTCAGCGCGGTGTACAGCGCCACTGCGGCGAGCATCCAGGGAATGAGTTGCTTCAGCAGATCCTTGCTGAGCACACTCACCGCGATGGCTCCGCCCATGCTGGCAAGACCAGCGAGCACCACCGCGAGCCACAGCCACGGTGTCTTCATCAACCCCGCCCGCGCATACCGCCACACCGCGATGGTGGTGCCAAACGTGGACTGAAATTTGTTTGTCCCCAGCGCCACCT
Protein-coding regions in this window:
- a CDS encoding M1 family metallopeptidase — its product is MIFSRAALCCSVLLLLGATGLVAREWKNSDGRTLEAEMLGVEKDCAVVALPNRQRASLRIADLSPGDQAWIKEWAVGKTTLQALPPALPLPANVQQAPIHVKGGALSDGEYTFSSKHYDFVCDAEMSTAVMNDFATVAEGTIKLLHSLPVKFPSLEGRTLQARIVQSRDNYARAGGPAGSAGVFMSNGRGEGVLLVPFESLGIVNFMGKNTKGDGYKATVLIHEMAHQVTSDLIPLMPRWMTEGIAEYAAMIPYRNGVFYLGERERVLAMRQRIEFYQQLTRAGVDFGGRWVMKPSELVRTASQQWDTTREGHDAQITLHRLYISSMYFTHYLLHMADNGDARRIRNYFHVVGDGSRWLRTRGREGSLPEEVESNERASLDEVRGMFLKALFTPDELDAIDADFDAKYRALGVGLK
- a CDS encoding C39 family peptidase gives rise to the protein MSAATRSCLLLLMAVAWCITAHQVFAVDAAAFERALGTPNLWKSPDFVRLWTRDPADGNALVSRAALDGEVELFGIKPDAIAARFLPSAEVHSISVVVLDAGNFFGFENSNVQGDSIEAARTRFDTEFTLRKQRLQDGLRKMGLQPQGEIMLGERSGLRLRAQLWMGAGGIARVVSKEKQLLQVDFFRSEREARSLMAQPESARISSSLEKPSALAGMHARPSPEAQPERRIPGVPMLPQGNRGYCGVAILAMIANHFGLTCSVEELAVVNGFTYGAESNPDIREMFGQIAREAGMRAQRSPKLDIQLLKRTIDAGMPVVVFRRWSQERDYLHSVYSSRIAQGEKAELPVASSDDRKSWPGRDAPAHASIINGYRDDRREVIFTESWGPQARNRRMRYEELEGTSYYVVYFSK
- a CDS encoding TSUP family transporter; the protein is MPPLTLALLFLAGFAGGFIDAIAGGGGLITVPALLASGVPPQVALGTNKFQSTFGTTIAVWRYARAGLMKTPWLWLAVVLAGLASMGGAIAVSVLSKDLLKQLIPWMLAAVALYTALNRHFGIHTGPRRMPWVTFAIIFGIALGFYDGFFGPGTGSFWTVALVMLLGLDLRTATGYTKAANLASNVGALVIFLANGSVHFAAGGAMIAGQLLGARLGSGLVIRRGAAFIRPVFLTVVFAMTLKLLWDAWRG